Proteins found in one Mytilus edulis chromosome 2, xbMytEdul2.2, whole genome shotgun sequence genomic segment:
- the LOC139511775 gene encoding innexin-11-like isoform X1 yields MNDFTSHCCRSNKRLTVINREELEATVVFNNCFGKMIFNFYKPTVNYGSWADRFSSTWTFLLLLILALLTVWRHYRGPNFICKTPPEFPRHWNDFIDESCWLSRQIIPSVDILEVMDYKDSANEDGTRTLYQWLPLILFFQALLFLLPDIILRICESSFGFGCQKLSKMIQDYRQYSADDRKYFAIEIGSYLHQEFSERLLRVLPFGFLTVLLAFVKLLFFVNAATQLIILEGYLSPQNVTSYGHYVFESIINTNYSTIAYSPVFPREVLCDRKFIQVSNVQSYQFQCLVPVNEFNEQICFFVWIWLLVVCIAAGTSGMLFLVKSLLPMVRQRYIKKYLSMSNISVTSAEVSSFSGTTIGQDGVMVLKMIGDISSDILVKDIVIQIWNIHKSKELQNMVSVQQTPSFQEQMTGSASGGQHVTNLTPAASPEMIEMEKTGV; encoded by the exons ATGAATGATTTCACGTCACATTGTTGCAGGAGTAACAAAAGATTAACAGTAATAAACAG ggAAGAATTAGAAGCAACAGTG gTTTTTAACAATTGTTTTGGTAAAATGATTTTCAACTTTTACAAACCAACGGTTAACTACGGAAGCTGGGCTGACAGATTTAGCAGTACTTGGACTTTTCTACTTCTGTTGATACTAGCACTTCTGACTGTTTGGCGTCATTACAGAGGACCaaactttatttgcaaaacaCCACCCGAATTTCCACGACATTGGAACGACTTTATTGACGAATCATGTTGGTTATCCAGACAAATTATACCTTCAGTAGATATTCTTGAAGTAATGGATTACAAGGACAGTGCAAACGAAGACGGCACACGAACTCTGTACCAGTGGCTTCCTTTAATTTTATTCTTTCAGgcacttttgtttttgttacccGACATCATTTTAAGGATTTGTGAGTCAAGTTTTGGGTTTGGATGCCAGAAGCTTtcaaaaatgatacaagactacaGGCAATATTCTGCAGACGACCGAAAATATTTTGCAATAGAGATAGGTTCATATCTTCATCAAGAGTTTAGTGAACGTTTGCTTAGGGTCCTACCTTTTGGTTTTTTAACAGTATTACTAGCATTTGTGAAATTGTTGTTTTTCGTCAATGCAGCTACACAGTTGATCATTCTAGAAGGATATTTATCACCCCAAAATGTCACTTCTTATGGCCATTATGTGTTTGAAAGTATAATCAACACAAATTATTCAACAATAGCGTATTCGCCTGTATTTCCACGAGAGGTATTGTGTGACcgtaaattcattcaagtgtcgAATGTGCAGTCGTACCAGTTTCAGTGTCTAGTACCGGTCAACGAATTTAACGAACAAATCTGTTTTTTTGTTTGGATCTGGCTTCTAGTAGTTTGTATAGCGGCCGGTACCAGTGGGATGTTGTTCCTTGTAAAGTCATTATTACCTATGGTGAGACAAAG ATACATTAAAAAGTACCTGAGTATGTCAAATATTTCTGTCACGTCAGCTGAGGTCAGTTCTTTCAGTGGTACTACGATAGGGCAAGATGGTGTGATGGTTTTAAAAATGATAGGCGATATATCATCTGATATCTTGGTGAAAGACATTGTCATTCAAATCTGGAATATTCATAAATCAAAGGAACTGCAGAATATGGTATCAGTACAGCAAACTCCTTCGTTTCAAGAACAAATGACCGGAAGTGCTTCAGGTGGTCAACACGTGACCAACTTAACACCTGCTGCTTCTCCTGAAATGATTGAGATGGAAAAAACTGGCGTGTAA
- the LOC139511775 gene encoding innexin-11-like isoform X2, protein MIFNFYKPTVNYGSWADRFSSTWTFLLLLILALLTVWRHYRGPNFICKTPPEFPRHWNDFIDESCWLSRQIIPSVDILEVMDYKDSANEDGTRTLYQWLPLILFFQALLFLLPDIILRICESSFGFGCQKLSKMIQDYRQYSADDRKYFAIEIGSYLHQEFSERLLRVLPFGFLTVLLAFVKLLFFVNAATQLIILEGYLSPQNVTSYGHYVFESIINTNYSTIAYSPVFPREVLCDRKFIQVSNVQSYQFQCLVPVNEFNEQICFFVWIWLLVVCIAAGTSGMLFLVKSLLPMVRQRYIKKYLSMSNISVTSAEVSSFSGTTIGQDGVMVLKMIGDISSDILVKDIVIQIWNIHKSKELQNMVSVQQTPSFQEQMTGSASGGQHVTNLTPAASPEMIEMEKTGV, encoded by the exons ATGATTTTCAACTTTTACAAACCAACGGTTAACTACGGAAGCTGGGCTGACAGATTTAGCAGTACTTGGACTTTTCTACTTCTGTTGATACTAGCACTTCTGACTGTTTGGCGTCATTACAGAGGACCaaactttatttgcaaaacaCCACCCGAATTTCCACGACATTGGAACGACTTTATTGACGAATCATGTTGGTTATCCAGACAAATTATACCTTCAGTAGATATTCTTGAAGTAATGGATTACAAGGACAGTGCAAACGAAGACGGCACACGAACTCTGTACCAGTGGCTTCCTTTAATTTTATTCTTTCAGgcacttttgtttttgttacccGACATCATTTTAAGGATTTGTGAGTCAAGTTTTGGGTTTGGATGCCAGAAGCTTtcaaaaatgatacaagactacaGGCAATATTCTGCAGACGACCGAAAATATTTTGCAATAGAGATAGGTTCATATCTTCATCAAGAGTTTAGTGAACGTTTGCTTAGGGTCCTACCTTTTGGTTTTTTAACAGTATTACTAGCATTTGTGAAATTGTTGTTTTTCGTCAATGCAGCTACACAGTTGATCATTCTAGAAGGATATTTATCACCCCAAAATGTCACTTCTTATGGCCATTATGTGTTTGAAAGTATAATCAACACAAATTATTCAACAATAGCGTATTCGCCTGTATTTCCACGAGAGGTATTGTGTGACcgtaaattcattcaagtgtcgAATGTGCAGTCGTACCAGTTTCAGTGTCTAGTACCGGTCAACGAATTTAACGAACAAATCTGTTTTTTTGTTTGGATCTGGCTTCTAGTAGTTTGTATAGCGGCCGGTACCAGTGGGATGTTGTTCCTTGTAAAGTCATTATTACCTATGGTGAGACAAAG ATACATTAAAAAGTACCTGAGTATGTCAAATATTTCTGTCACGTCAGCTGAGGTCAGTTCTTTCAGTGGTACTACGATAGGGCAAGATGGTGTGATGGTTTTAAAAATGATAGGCGATATATCATCTGATATCTTGGTGAAAGACATTGTCATTCAAATCTGGAATATTCATAAATCAAAGGAACTGCAGAATATGGTATCAGTACAGCAAACTCCTTCGTTTCAAGAACAAATGACCGGAAGTGCTTCAGGTGGTCAACACGTGACCAACTTAACACCTGCTGCTTCTCCTGAAATGATTGAGATGGAAAAAACTGGCGTGTAA